Sequence from the Calorimonas adulescens genome:
GAGACTGTCGGCACAGATCCGGATACTGTTGTGGAATTTTTGACAAAAGTTGGCCATCCAGCTCTGACCATGGACCCAATGCTATAACGGAAGTGGGAAGCCGTGGGAATAGTAGAAATTGGCTCTGCCAATTTCCTTGAAAAGTAATTGAGAATACAGGTAGGAGGGAGAGTATGGAATTTCCATCAAATATTAAATACCATGCCAAGCATACGTGGGCAAAGGTCGAAGGGGATGTCGCCACAATAGGCATTACCAACTACGCCCAGGGCCAGCTGGGAGAAATCCTATATGTGGATTTGCCTGATGCTGGCAAAAAAATAAAACAAGGCGAAGTTTTTGGAAGCGTCGAGTCTGCTAAAGTGGTTTCGGACTTATATGCCCCTTTGAGCGGTGAAGTCATAGAAGTTAACGGGGAACTGGAGGACAGTCCCGAACTGGTGAATGAATCCCCATATGATAAAGGTTGGATGATTAAAGTAAAAATTGACGATATGGGAGAATTGGACAATCTGATGGATAATACAGCATACGAAAAAAGCCTATAATCTTGTGCAAGCCACTTAAAAAAGTGGCTTGTAAAATTTATTTCAAGGTGGAATCAAGATGCGAACATGCTTGCTTTATTTTAAACCCATGGGAAAGGCAGTAGAAGTGGAAAAGGGCACCAACCTCATGGATGCGGTACGGAAAGCCGGTATATTCTTAGACGCTCCCTGTGGGGGAAAGGGCCTGTGCGGAAAATGCAGGGTAAAAGTAATCGAAGGCGAACACCGTTATCAACCTTCACACCTTATTAGCCGGCAAGAAGAAGAAAGCGGGATAAGGCTTGCCTGCCTTACGACTGTAGAAGGCGACATGACGGTAGAACTCGCACAAACCGTCAGTGCTGGCGATATAATAGTTGAGGATATTACATCAGATACAACAAAAAAATCAAGGGTAAAAAAGGCTGTTCATGTACTGAGAGACTCCGGTATAAGGATTCAAAACAGCTTCAGAACGGTAGAAATGAAAATTAAAAAACCTACTCTGGATGACAATATTCCAGATTTTGAGAGAATCATAAGAGAATTAAACCCCTTGATGGAATCAAAGAGACTGAACTGTTCTGTGGAACTGCTTAGAAAAATACCGCGAGTAATCAGGGAAGCCGCTTTTGATGTGAATCTTGTGCTTCGTGAAGATGAGAAAAACTATGAGATTATGGACATAACGATGCAGAAGGGAAGGAAGATATATGGCCTCTGTGTAGATATAGGCACCACAACTGTGGCTGCCTGTCTCGTTGATTTATATACCGGTGAGATTGAAGCCTCAGCAAACTCCGGAAACCTTCAAATGCAATACGGGGCTGATGTCATAAGCAGGATAATTCATTCCACAAAGCCTGGTGGCCTTGAAAGACTTCACGATGCCATAGTGCAGGGCACTGTGAATAAACTGATAGAACGGATGATGGAAAAGAGGGATTGCAGGCCGGAGGATATAGTCTGTTCCGTTTTTGCCGGCAACACCACAATGACCCATCTTTTCTTAGGCGTACCTGCAGAAAACATAAGGCTTGAGCCTTATATTCCGGCATTCAGAAATTCCCCTGTTTTCAGGGCAAAAGACATAGCCCTCGATATCAACCCAAACGCTCCAGTTTACGTTCTACCCAATGTGGCAAGTTATGTGGGCGGAGATATAGTTTCTGGAGTTTTGGCATCAGGGCTCTGGAATAGCGATGAAGTTACACTGTTTATAGACCTGGGAACAAATGGCGAACTGGTGCTGGGAAACAGAGAATGGATGGTGGCATGTGCCTGCTCAGCAGGCCCGGCCTTTGAGGGTGGAGATATCAGCTGCGGCATGAGGGCAGCTCCCGGCGCCATAGATGGGGTTAAGATCCATGAAAAAACTTTTATCCCCAGTATCCATACAGTAGCAAACGCAAAACCTGCAGGAATATGCGGCTCGGGAATAATAGATTTGATCGCCCAGATGTTTTTCTCTGGCATAATCGATGGAAAAGGTAAAATAAAACAGTCTTCAAATAGCTGTAGAATACGGTTTAACCAGGCTGCAGGATGCTACGAATATCTGCTTGTTCCCGCAAAAGATACAGTAAACGGCAGGGATATAGTGATAAACGAGATTGACATTGACAATTTCCTAAGGGCAAAAGGTGCCGTGTATTCTGGAATAAGAACTCTGCTCAACAGTGTAGGGCTTAGTATGGAAGACATAAAAAAGGTAATAGTGGCAGGAGGGATAGGCCAGAATCTGGACATTGAAAACTCTGTGCAAATAGGCTTGCTGCCCGATATTGACCGGGCCAGATTCGAGTTTATCGGAAACAGCTCACTTACCGGAGCATATCTGTGTCTCATCAGCGATGAAGCCCGGCAGAAAGCGCGGCAGATCGCCGATTTGATAACGTATATCGAACTCAGTGCGGACCCCACTTATATGGAAGAATTCGTCAGCGCATGCTTTTTACCGCACACTGACATAAGTTTATTCCCTAGCGTCAAGCACGTGTATGAAACGAAATTTACTTCAAGTGAGTTTTTTAGCCCATATGAAGTTTAGATTAAACTAATCCGGAGACTTAGCGTAATTTTATTTTGCCAAAAGATATGAGAGATTAGATGACAGTAAACTCCGGACAAGTCAATGTTTGAAGGGAGGTTAAAGTTATGAACGATCTCAATCATCCATTTGAGAACGGGTCGAAGCAGGATAAGGATATAGAAACCCTGAGCATTCTTCTGGCCCATTGGATAGAGCACAACAAATCTCATGAAGAAAATTTCAGGGAATGGGCTGACAAATCCGAAAAACTCGGAAAAACAAAGGTTTCGGAGATGATATCAAAAGCAGCGGATTCGCTCAATGCTGCAAACTTATATCTTTTGGAAGCAAAAAAGCACATATAGGCAATAAGGGGAAGATGATACAGGATAATATTGAAAAAACAATAAGACAGAGGTGAGGGATATGTGCGAGTCTAAGGTGTTCCTTTTGGAAAATGGCGAGGAAAAACCTATTATGGAAGATGTGATTTACATCGAGCCCCAGGACGGCAGAGTATTTATGTATGACCTTCTGGGTGAGCAGAAAATTGTAGATGCGGTGATAAAGGAAGTTAAACTTCTCGACCATAAGGTAATACTGGAGAGTAAGAAAGATAAAAAATGATAGTGACGGTAGTAAACGGCACACAAATAGGCGCTAAGATCATCGAACTTTACCGGCTGATGTAAGAATTTATGCGCTGGGAACCAATTCTGTCGTCATCATAAGCATGATGAAAAAAGCGGCCAACAAGGTGTCTAAAGGAAGATTTCTTGAAACACTTCAAGAAATCTTCCAATCACTTTCTTAAATTGTCCCATTGTATCCCGCCCATACTCCTGTTATACTACTAATGAAGACATTAATGGTTGTGCTGGTCAGAATGAAAGGTTGTTTTTTGAACAACCTTAAACTGTGTACCATAGAAAGAAACACACAGCCATTATCGACACTTCTTTTTACTTTATCCAAAGGATGCAGTCGAGATTAAGATTTTCAGGTAAAGGAGGGAAAGCAGATCTGTCTTTAGCAAACGTTATCATATAACTGTCCTTCGATAATTAGCTTGTCAGTCTTGGTAGGGTAGGGCGAAGATAGCGTGGGCATCACTGTATCTACTAACTGGGTTTTTTGAAATAAAGATTTAAAGTTTTGACTTACTCGAAGTCTGATAAAATGAAAAAAACCGATGGAAAGGAGAGATTATTTTGGCCGAAAATATAAGGGTGCATTTTCCAAACCAGGGCAAGACGGTTCTGATGGATGACGGTGCCACTATCGCCGCTGCCTGTGCCCGGGCTGGTCTTTACCTTGACCTGGTCTGCGGCGGCAAGGGGACCTGCGGAAAGTGTAAAGTGGATATAGTCAAAAACGGACAAGCAAAAACGGTCCTGGCGTGCCAGGAAAAAGTCTGCGATGGGCTTGAAGTGCTGCTAAAAGAAGAACAGATAAGCAAAAAGGCAAACATCTTGACAGACAGTGATATAGTCCCCGTTGATTTTGATCCGGCTGTAAAGAAAGTATATATAAAACAGAAAGCCCTTGCAACGCCTCTCTGTTCGGGAGATTGGGAAACTATATCTGAAACGCTGGATGTCAAAATCAACACCCCACCCCTGGAATTACTTCAAAAGCTTTCCAAGACGGTCCACAGGCAGGATATAGACGGAATAACACTCACACTGTGGGAACACAATTTAATAGATGTGGATATCGATAACACCGTCGAGGATTTGTACGGTCTTGCCATAGATGTGGGAACCACTACAGTGGCCGCGTATATGTACAATCTCCACAGCGGGAAAAGGGTGGGGGTTTATTCTGCACTAAATGGACAGGTATCTGAAGGTGCTGACGTCATTTCAAGAATCGTTGCCTGTGTTAACAATCCCGATGGTTTAGCGAGACTGCAGGAAAGGATAATATCTACGATAAATCAGTTGATTCAGCAGGCTGTGTCCGAGCAAAATATTAATAAAAACGATGTGTATTACATTGCCCTTTGCGGAAATTCGGCCATGCAGCATCTTTTTTTAGGCCTGTATCCCGAGCACCTGGGAAAATTCCCATTTACCAGCACAGTTAAAAGTGATGTGGTAGCTCGGGCAAAGCAGCTCAATCTGTGGGTAAATCCCAATGCTGTGGTGCATTTTTTGCCACTCATCGGCGGCTTTGTGGGTGCGGACACCATAGCCGTTCTGCTGTCGCTTTCAGAAGACGAGCTTCTTGAACACCGGTTGATACTGGATCTGGGGACCAATGGCGAAATAGTCCTGGGAAACAAGGATAAGATGCTGGCAGCATCCACTGCGGCCGGCCCCGCCCTGGAAGGAGCTGGAATCCGCTTTGGCATGAGGGGAACCGTGGGAGCTATAGAAAGGGTGTCGCTTTCTGGGGGAAATGTCATCCTTAAGGTTATAGGAAATAGAAAGCCCATGGGCATTTGCGGTTCCGGATTAATAGATGCTGTGGCGGAAATGTTGAGAGCTGGCATCATTGATGAAAAAGGCAGGATGATGAGTAGAAAAGAATATGTTCAAAACTGTCTTCCGGAATACAGGAATCTGGCGGATCGCCTGGAAAAAATCAACGATGTCAACTGTTTTGTGCTCGCAGACAAAACACAGTCTCAACAAGCTGAAAAAATATATATTTCTCAAAAGGATATACGTGCCGTCCAGTTGGCCAAAGCAGCCATATATACAGGATGTATGCTGCTCATACAGGAATATGGCCTGAACCCAGAAAATATTAAAGAGATCCTTATAGCCGGAGCTTTCGGTAATTATATAGACATCGGCAATGGGCAATACATCGGTCTGATTCCTTCTTTTTGCGGCGTCCCAACACGCTCCATTGGTAATGCAGCGGGAGCTGGCGTTCAAAGATTTATGCTGTCACAGAAGGTTCGAGAAAAGGCTGTCAGGCTGCAAAAAAAGGTCGCTCACGTGGAATTGGCCTCAAACCCTAATTTTCAGCAAGAATATTTTAAAAACTTGAATTTTATTAAAAAAAACTGAGAGACTGGGCGAAAATAAATATTTCGCCCAGCCCCTCAATTTTTTTCATCTTCATCTTTATATTTTTCATTCGAGTTGATATCTGAAAAATATGACTCAGCATAAAGTTTACAGTAATCAGCTTTAAAATAGGTTATCCCCAGGCCGATAGGTTTATCTTCACGGTTGTACAGCTTTTGTTCCACTACCATCAAAGGCTGTTCGTTGTAAATATTGAGATGTTTTTTTATCTCTTCGTCTGGCATCTGGGCATAAATCACCAGTTGTTTTTTTATTGCAAAAAGTGAAGTGCTCTTTGCCACCATTTCAGGAAACGTGGCATAGTGGATCTCTTTTTCAACAATCGGCATTCCTTTGTAGTAGGGCAAGTATTTCACATCATAAGCTACAGGTTCTCCTTCGGTGAAAAAAAGCCTGCGAATGGAGATAATCTTCTTATTTGGGTTCACTTGAAGGCTGTTCATTAACTTATAATTGGGCAAAACTATATTGACCTCCAGTAACTTTGTCTTATCCACACTGCTGATGAAATTTTTCATCTCATTGTAATAAAGGGTGTATGTGTTGTGGTCCGGTTCCTGGACAAAGTTACCTTTTCCCGGAATGGAATAAATATAGCCCTCATTGGCAAGCAGTGCAAGGCCTCTCCTGACAGTCATGCGGCTTGCATTGTATGCCCTGCATAAAGCATTTTCGGAATAAATAGCATCTCCGGGTTTCAGTTCACCGCTATTTATTTTTTCTTTTATGTCATCTGCTATTCTGATATAAATTGGAATTCCCATATGTTACTCCTCACCTTATATTTTACCGAGCATTTCTTTGCAAAGTTTTACGCCAAGTGAAGCATCGTTGGTGAAACAGTCTGCGCCGATATAA
This genomic interval carries:
- the gcvH gene encoding glycine cleavage system protein GcvH — encoded protein: MEFPSNIKYHAKHTWAKVEGDVATIGITNYAQGQLGEILYVDLPDAGKKIKQGEVFGSVESAKVVSDLYAPLSGEVIEVNGELEDSPELVNESPYDKGWMIKVKIDDMGELDNLMDNTAYEKSL
- a CDS encoding CooT family nickel-binding protein → MCESKVFLLENGEEKPIMEDVIYIEPQDGRVFMYDLLGEQKIVDAVIKEVKLLDHKVILESKKDKK
- a CDS encoding GntR family transcriptional regulator; translated protein: MGIPIYIRIADDIKEKINSGELKPGDAIYSENALCRAYNASRMTVRRGLALLANEGYIYSIPGKGNFVQEPDHNTYTLYYNEMKNFISSVDKTKLLEVNIVLPNYKLMNSLQVNPNKKIISIRRLFFTEGEPVAYDVKYLPYYKGMPIVEKEIHYATFPEMVAKSTSLFAIKKQLVIYAQMPDEEIKKHLNIYNEQPLMVVEQKLYNREDKPIGLGITYFKADYCKLYAESYFSDINSNEKYKDEDEKN
- the acsV gene encoding corrinoid activation/regeneration protein AcsV → MRTCLLYFKPMGKAVEVEKGTNLMDAVRKAGIFLDAPCGGKGLCGKCRVKVIEGEHRYQPSHLISRQEEESGIRLACLTTVEGDMTVELAQTVSAGDIIVEDITSDTTKKSRVKKAVHVLRDSGIRIQNSFRTVEMKIKKPTLDDNIPDFERIIRELNPLMESKRLNCSVELLRKIPRVIREAAFDVNLVLREDEKNYEIMDITMQKGRKIYGLCVDIGTTTVAACLVDLYTGEIEASANSGNLQMQYGADVISRIIHSTKPGGLERLHDAIVQGTVNKLIERMMEKRDCRPEDIVCSVFAGNTTMTHLFLGVPAENIRLEPYIPAFRNSPVFRAKDIALDINPNAPVYVLPNVASYVGGDIVSGVLASGLWNSDEVTLFIDLGTNGELVLGNREWMVACACSAGPAFEGGDISCGMRAAPGAIDGVKIHEKTFIPSIHTVANAKPAGICGSGIIDLIAQMFFSGIIDGKGKIKQSSNSCRIRFNQAAGCYEYLLVPAKDTVNGRDIVINEIDIDNFLRAKGAVYSGIRTLLNSVGLSMEDIKKVIVAGGIGQNLDIENSVQIGLLPDIDRARFEFIGNSSLTGAYLCLISDEARQKARQIADLITYIELSADPTYMEEFVSACFLPHTDISLFPSVKHVYETKFTSSEFFSPYEV
- a CDS encoding ASKHA domain-containing protein, whose product is MAENIRVHFPNQGKTVLMDDGATIAAACARAGLYLDLVCGGKGTCGKCKVDIVKNGQAKTVLACQEKVCDGLEVLLKEEQISKKANILTDSDIVPVDFDPAVKKVYIKQKALATPLCSGDWETISETLDVKINTPPLELLQKLSKTVHRQDIDGITLTLWEHNLIDVDIDNTVEDLYGLAIDVGTTTVAAYMYNLHSGKRVGVYSALNGQVSEGADVISRIVACVNNPDGLARLQERIISTINQLIQQAVSEQNINKNDVYYIALCGNSAMQHLFLGLYPEHLGKFPFTSTVKSDVVARAKQLNLWVNPNAVVHFLPLIGGFVGADTIAVLLSLSEDELLEHRLILDLGTNGEIVLGNKDKMLAASTAAGPALEGAGIRFGMRGTVGAIERVSLSGGNVILKVIGNRKPMGICGSGLIDAVAEMLRAGIIDEKGRMMSRKEYVQNCLPEYRNLADRLEKINDVNCFVLADKTQSQQAEKIYISQKDIRAVQLAKAAIYTGCMLLIQEYGLNPENIKEILIAGAFGNYIDIGNGQYIGLIPSFCGVPTRSIGNAAGAGVQRFMLSQKVREKAVRLQKKVAHVELASNPNFQQEYFKNLNFIKKN